The Mesorhizobium sp. M1D.F.Ca.ET.043.01.1.1 genome contains a region encoding:
- a CDS encoding GNAT family N-acetyltransferase, which produces MPGQLTVRSVSRQDHEQWLPLWDGYNAFYGRSGETALAGEITQMTWSRFFDAYEPVHALVAERDGKLLGLVHYLYHRSTTAIGPNCYLQDLFTSQAVRGQGVGRALIEGVYERAKAAGSGRVYWLTHETNHTAMQLYDKIGERSGFVVYRKMF; this is translated from the coding sequence ATGCCCGGTCAACTCACCGTCCGTTCCGTCAGCCGGCAGGACCACGAACAATGGCTGCCGCTCTGGGACGGCTACAACGCCTTCTACGGCCGCTCGGGCGAGACCGCGCTTGCCGGCGAGATCACGCAGATGACCTGGTCGCGCTTCTTCGACGCCTACGAGCCGGTGCATGCGCTGGTGGCCGAGCGCGACGGCAAGCTTCTCGGCCTCGTCCACTATCTCTACCACCGCTCGACCACGGCGATCGGGCCGAACTGCTATCTGCAGGATCTCTTCACGTCGCAGGCCGTGCGCGGCCAGGGCGTCGGCCGGGCTCTGATCGAAGGCGTCTACGAGCGCGCAAAAGCCGCTGGCTCTGGCCGCGTCTACTGGCTGACGCATGAGACCAACCACACCGCAATGCAGCTCTACGACAAGATCGGCGAGCGCTCCGGCTTCGTCGTTTATCGCAAGATGTTCTAG